Proteins from one Streptomyces roseifaciens genomic window:
- a CDS encoding DUF5941 domain-containing protein, translated as MSTAILTGTPPAGSFLEEDLRSLGFDVRVTEDAAGALAAVPATERVALVDPGFVGHVHALRLALTDPRFPAAAVEGALTAQPGARASLTHALRAITGTGPAGQGPASPAAAGEPTDSAEPGRRPSGADGPASARAGEPAGSALSGAGRAPAVGSLPGIVAARLEADGVPVHRPELGVLVAAVPDGDDARAKTLAEVGAVDDEAVRLRNAVKSRDGFFTTFCISPYSRYLARWCARRGLTPNQVTTASLLTALIAAGCAATGTRGGFVAAGALLLFSFVLDCTDGQLARYSLQYSTLGAWLDATFDRAKEYAFYAGLALGASRGGGHDDVWALALGAMVLMTCRHVVDFAFNEANHDATANTSPTAALSGRLDSVGWTVWVRRMIVLPIGERWALIAVLTALTTPRTVFYVLLIGCAFAACYTTAGRVLRSLTRKAKRTDRAAQALADLADSGPIAEAAAGSLGRTVPGRAYSAPFWAVLAAASLLLGPLVTGSGGTWRAVLQAAVYAILAGVAVAQPLKGPLDWLVPPIFRGAEYGIILGLAAQSGAPGALPAAFGLVAAVAYHHYDTVYRIRGGTGAPPHLLVRAIGGHEGRVLAVTIAAALWHGRGFTIALTVLAAAIALVVLSESIRFWVSSGAPAVHDETGEPA; from the coding sequence CTGTCGACCGCCATCCTCACCGGTACGCCGCCCGCCGGCTCCTTCCTTGAGGAGGACCTGCGGTCCCTCGGCTTCGACGTCCGCGTGACGGAGGACGCCGCAGGGGCGCTGGCCGCCGTCCCGGCCACCGAGCGCGTCGCTCTGGTGGACCCCGGCTTCGTGGGTCACGTGCACGCCCTGCGGCTGGCCCTGACCGACCCCCGCTTCCCGGCCGCCGCGGTCGAGGGCGCACTCACCGCCCAGCCGGGCGCGCGTGCGTCACTGACGCACGCGCTCAGGGCGATCACGGGCACCGGCCCGGCCGGCCAGGGACCCGCTTCCCCCGCCGCGGCGGGGGAGCCCACCGACTCGGCCGAGCCCGGGCGCCGCCCGTCCGGGGCGGACGGGCCGGCCTCCGCGCGAGCGGGAGAGCCTGCCGGTTCCGCGCTTTCCGGCGCCGGTCGGGCCCCGGCCGTCGGGAGCCTGCCCGGCATCGTCGCCGCCCGGCTGGAAGCCGACGGCGTGCCCGTGCACCGGCCCGAGCTCGGCGTGCTCGTCGCGGCCGTGCCGGACGGGGACGACGCGCGGGCGAAGACCCTCGCCGAGGTCGGGGCCGTCGACGACGAGGCCGTGCGCCTGCGCAACGCCGTGAAGTCCCGCGACGGGTTCTTCACCACCTTCTGCATCAGCCCGTACTCGCGCTACCTCGCGCGCTGGTGCGCCCGCCGGGGCCTCACCCCCAACCAGGTCACCACCGCGTCCCTGCTGACCGCGCTGATCGCGGCCGGCTGCGCGGCGACCGGCACCCGCGGCGGCTTCGTCGCCGCCGGCGCGCTGCTGCTCTTCTCGTTCGTCCTCGACTGCACCGACGGCCAGCTCGCCCGCTACTCCCTGCAGTACTCCACGCTCGGCGCCTGGCTCGACGCGACCTTCGACCGCGCCAAGGAGTACGCCTTCTACGCGGGCCTGGCCCTCGGAGCGTCCCGCGGCGGCGGCCACGACGACGTGTGGGCGCTCGCGCTCGGCGCGATGGTCCTCATGACCTGCCGGCACGTCGTCGACTTCGCCTTCAACGAGGCGAACCACGACGCCACGGCCAACACGAGCCCGACGGCCGCCCTCTCCGGGCGCCTCGACAGCGTCGGCTGGACGGTCTGGGTCCGCCGCATGATCGTGCTGCCCATCGGCGAGCGCTGGGCGCTGATCGCGGTCCTCACCGCGCTCACCACGCCCCGCACCGTCTTCTACGTGCTGCTGATCGGCTGCGCCTTCGCCGCCTGCTACACCACCGCGGGCCGCGTCCTGCGCTCCCTGACCCGCAAGGCGAAGCGGACCGACCGCGCCGCACAGGCGCTGGCGGACCTCGCCGACTCCGGCCCGATCGCCGAGGCCGCGGCGGGCAGCCTCGGCCGCACGGTGCCCGGCCGCGCCTACAGCGCACCCTTCTGGGCCGTCCTCGCCGCCGCCAGCCTGCTCCTCGGCCCGCTGGTCACCGGCAGCGGCGGGACCTGGCGGGCCGTCCTGCAGGCCGCGGTCTACGCGATCCTCGCCGGCGTCGCCGTCGCCCAGCCCCTCAAGGGCCCCCTCGACTGGCTGGTCCCGCCGATCTTCCGCGGTGCGGAGTACGGCATCATCCTGGGGCTGGCCGCGCAGTCGGGCGCCCCGGGGGCCCTTCCTGCAGCTTTCGGCCTGGTGGCCGCGGTCGCCTACCATCACTACGACACGGTGTACCGCATCCGCGGCGGCACCGGCGCGCCCCCGCACCTGCTGGTGCGGGCGATCGGCGGACACGAGGGTCGCGTCCTGGCGGTCACCATCGCGGCCGCCCTGTGGCACGGCCGAGGTTTCACCATCGCGCTGACGGTCCTCGCGGCCGCCATCGCCCTCGTGGTGCTCAGCGAGAGCATCCGCTTCTGGGTGTCCTCCGGGGCACCCGCAGTACACGACGAAACAGGAGAACCCGCATGA
- a CDS encoding sugar phosphate nucleotidyltransferase, producing MIGLVLAAGAGRRLRPYTDTLPKALVPVDGDTTILDLTLANFAEIGLTEVAIIVGYRKEAVYARKEALEAKYGLSLTLIDNDKAEEWNNAYSLWCGRDALKDGVILANGDTVHPVSVEKTLLAARGNGQKIILALDTVKQLADEEMKVVVDPDKGVQKITKLMDPAEATGEYIGVTLIEGEAAADLADALKVTFERDPDLYYEDGYQELVNRGFKIDVAPIGDVQWVEIDNHDDLAKGRGIACQY from the coding sequence ATGATCGGCCTCGTGCTGGCCGCCGGCGCCGGACGGCGTCTGCGTCCCTACACCGACACTCTGCCCAAGGCCCTGGTGCCGGTGGACGGTGACACCACCATCCTCGACCTCACCCTGGCCAACTTCGCCGAGATCGGTCTGACCGAGGTCGCGATCATCGTGGGCTACCGCAAGGAGGCCGTGTACGCCCGCAAGGAGGCCCTGGAGGCCAAGTACGGCCTGAGCCTCACCCTGATCGACAACGACAAGGCCGAGGAGTGGAACAACGCCTACTCCCTGTGGTGCGGCCGGGACGCCCTCAAGGACGGCGTGATCCTCGCCAACGGTGACACCGTGCACCCGGTCTCCGTCGAGAAGACCCTGCTCGCCGCCCGCGGCAACGGCCAGAAGATCATCCTCGCCCTCGACACGGTGAAGCAGCTCGCCGACGAGGAGATGAAGGTCGTCGTGGACCCCGACAAGGGCGTCCAGAAGATCACCAAGCTGATGGACCCGGCCGAGGCCACCGGCGAGTACATCGGCGTCACCCTGATCGAGGGCGAGGCCGCCGCCGACCTGGCCGACGCCCTCAAGGTCACCTTCGAGCGCGACCCCGACCTCTACTACGAGGACGGCTACCAGGAGCTCGTCAACCGCGGCTTCAAGATCGACGTGGCGCCCATCGGCGATGTCCAGTGGGTCGAGATCGACAACCACGACGACCTCGCCAAGGGCCGGGGGATCGCGTGCCAGTACTGA
- a CDS encoding iron-containing alcohol dehydrogenase family protein: protein MPVLTRLIPSPVVVDIRAGALNDLASVLADQRISSSGKLAVAISGGSGAVLRERLAPALPGASWYEVGGGTLDDAIKLADAMKSGHYDAVVGLGGGKIIDCAKYAAARIGLPLVAVATNLSHDGLCSPVATLDNDAGRGSYGVPNPIAVVIDLDVIREAPVRFVRSGIGDAISNISAVADWELAARERGEDIDGLAAAMARQAGEAVLRHPGGVGDDGFLQVLAEGLVLTGIAMSVAGDSRPASGACHEINHAFDLLFPKRAASHGEQCGLGAAFAMHLRGAREESALMVEVLRRHGLPVLPQEIGFSAEEFVTAVEYAPQTRPGRYTILEHLALSTDQIRDAYADYAKTVTS, encoded by the coding sequence GTGCCAGTACTGACGAGGCTCATCCCCTCGCCGGTCGTCGTCGACATCCGGGCCGGAGCCCTCAACGATCTGGCGAGCGTCCTCGCCGATCAGCGGATCTCCAGCTCCGGCAAGCTGGCCGTCGCCATCAGCGGCGGCTCCGGGGCGGTGCTGCGCGAGCGGCTCGCCCCGGCGCTGCCCGGCGCCTCGTGGTACGAGGTGGGCGGCGGCACGCTGGACGACGCCATCAAGCTGGCCGACGCGATGAAGTCCGGCCACTACGACGCCGTGGTGGGCCTCGGCGGCGGCAAGATCATCGACTGTGCGAAGTACGCCGCCGCGCGCATCGGCCTGCCCCTGGTGGCCGTCGCGACCAACCTCTCGCACGACGGCCTGTGCTCGCCGGTCGCGACGCTGGACAACGACGCGGGCCGCGGCTCGTACGGCGTGCCCAACCCCATCGCCGTGGTCATCGACCTCGACGTCATCCGTGAGGCCCCGGTCCGCTTCGTGCGCTCCGGCATCGGCGACGCGATCTCCAACATCTCCGCTGTGGCGGACTGGGAGCTCGCCGCCCGCGAGCGCGGCGAGGACATCGACGGCCTGGCCGCCGCCATGGCCCGGCAGGCCGGCGAGGCCGTGCTGCGCCACCCCGGCGGCGTCGGCGACGACGGCTTCCTGCAGGTGCTCGCCGAGGGCCTGGTGCTCACCGGCATCGCCATGTCGGTGGCCGGCGACAGCCGCCCCGCCTCCGGCGCCTGCCACGAGATCAACCACGCCTTCGACCTGCTCTTCCCCAAGCGGGCGGCCAGCCACGGCGAGCAGTGCGGCCTCGGCGCGGCCTTCGCGATGCACCTGCGCGGTGCCCGCGAGGAGTCCGCGCTGATGGTCGAGGTGCTGCGCCGGCACGGCCTGCCCGTGCTGCCGCAGGAGATCGGCTTCAGCGCCGAGGAGTTCGTCACGGCCGTGGAGTACGCGCCGCAGACCCGCCCCGGCCGCTACACGATCCTGGAGCACCTCGCGCTCTCCACCGACCAGATCAGGGACGCTTACGCCGACTATGCCAAAACCGTCACTAGCTGA
- a CDS encoding CDP-alcohol phosphatidyltransferase family protein → MPKPSLAELRPVVHPGGLKDRRSGEHWAGRLYMREISLRCTRVLLNTRLTPNQYTGLMILAGIAAGAALVIPGLTGAILGALLIQLYLLLDCVDGELARWRKVTSTTGVYLDRVGHYLSEAALLVGFGIRAADVLHEDGAATQWQWAFLGTLAALGAILIKAETDLVDVARARSGMAAAEDSAATPRSSGMALARRAAAALKFHRLVGGVEASLVILVAGIADFVHGDLLFTRVAVVLLAAVAVLQTVLHLVSILASSRLR, encoded by the coding sequence ATGCCAAAACCGTCACTAGCTGAACTCCGCCCGGTCGTCCACCCCGGCGGGCTGAAGGACCGGCGCAGCGGCGAGCACTGGGCCGGGCGCCTGTACATGCGCGAGATCTCCCTGCGCTGCACCCGGGTCCTGCTGAACACCAGGCTCACGCCCAACCAGTACACGGGCCTGATGATCCTGGCCGGCATCGCGGCGGGCGCGGCCCTGGTGATCCCGGGCCTCACCGGGGCGATCCTCGGTGCGCTGCTCATCCAGCTGTACCTGCTGCTGGACTGCGTGGACGGCGAGCTCGCGCGCTGGCGCAAGGTCACCTCCACGACCGGCGTCTACCTCGACCGGGTGGGCCACTACCTCTCCGAGGCGGCCCTCCTGGTCGGCTTCGGCATCCGTGCGGCGGACGTCCTGCACGAGGACGGCGCGGCCACGCAGTGGCAGTGGGCGTTCCTGGGCACGCTGGCCGCGCTCGGCGCCATCCTGATCAAGGCGGAGACGGACCTGGTCGACGTGGCCCGTGCCCGCAGCGGCATGGCGGCCGCCGAGGACTCCGCGGCCACGCCGCGCTCCTCGGGCATGGCCCTGGCCCGCAGGGCCGCGGCCGCGCTGAAGTTCCACCGGCTGGTCGGCGGCGTCGAGGCGTCGCTGGTGATCCTGGTGGCCGGCATCGCGGACTTCGTCCACGGAGACCTGCTGTTCACCCGTGTCGCGGTGGTCCTGCTCGCCGCCGTCGCGGTGCTGCAGACTGTGCTGCACCTCGTGTCCATCCTCGCGTCGAGCAGGCTCCGATGA
- a CDS encoding glycosyltransferase family 2 protein has product MNASSAPSAKVGAVVLTMGNRPAELRALLESVAKQDGDPIEVVVVGNGSPLPPIAVPGLAVRTVELSENVGIPAGRNVGIEAFGPAGREVDVMLFLDDDGLLPGQDTAELCRQAFAADPKLGIISFRIADPDTGVTQRRHVPRLRASDPMRSSRVTTFLGGANAVRTRVFAEVGGLPDEFFYAHEETDLAWRALDAGWMIDYRSDMVLHHPTTAPSRHAVYHRMVARNRVWLARRNLPAPLVPVYLGVWLLLTLARRPSLPALRAWFGGFKEGWTTPCGPRRPMKWRTVWRLTRLGRPPVI; this is encoded by the coding sequence ATGAACGCTTCCTCCGCCCCTTCGGCCAAGGTCGGCGCGGTTGTCCTCACCATGGGCAACCGCCCCGCGGAGCTGCGCGCCCTGCTGGAGTCGGTCGCCAAGCAGGACGGCGACCCGATCGAGGTCGTCGTCGTCGGCAACGGCTCCCCGCTGCCGCCGATCGCCGTCCCCGGCCTGGCCGTGCGCACCGTCGAGCTGTCGGAGAACGTCGGCATCCCGGCCGGGCGCAACGTGGGCATCGAGGCGTTCGGGCCCGCCGGGCGCGAGGTCGACGTCATGCTGTTCCTGGACGACGACGGCCTGCTGCCCGGCCAGGACACCGCCGAGCTGTGCCGGCAGGCGTTCGCCGCCGATCCCAAGCTCGGCATCATCAGCTTCCGGATCGCCGATCCCGACACGGGCGTCACCCAGCGCCGCCACGTGCCGCGGCTGCGCGCCTCCGACCCGATGCGCTCCTCGCGGGTGACCACCTTCCTCGGCGGCGCCAACGCGGTCCGCACCCGGGTCTTCGCCGAGGTCGGCGGGCTGCCGGACGAGTTCTTCTACGCGCACGAGGAGACCGACCTCGCCTGGCGGGCCCTCGACGCGGGCTGGATGATCGACTACCGCTCGGACATGGTGCTGCACCACCCGACGACGGCGCCGAGCCGCCACGCGGTCTACCACCGCATGGTCGCCCGCAACCGCGTCTGGCTCGCCCGGCGCAACCTCCCCGCCCCGCTGGTCCCGGTCTACCTCGGGGTGTGGCTGCTGCTCACCCTGGCCCGGCGGCCGTCCCTGCCCGCGCTGCGGGCCTGGTTCGGGGGCTTCAAGGAGGGCTGGACGACTCCCTGTGGTCCACGGCGCCCCATGAAGTGGCGTACCGTGTGGCGCCTGACCCGGCTGGGTCGGCCTCCCGTGATCTGA
- a CDS encoding ABC transporter permease yields the protein MSETTHDSAVAMSAPPSPDDGLSAAELAKKYGLAVSGARPSLPEYARQLWARRHFIVAFSRAKMTAQYSQAKLGQVWQVATPLLNAGVYLLIFGLLMQQSKGMGIATYIPFLVTGVFVFTFTQSSALAGVRSISGNLGLVRALHFPRAALPISFAMQQLQQLLLSMCVLFLFLLGFGHMPDPSWALIVPVLVLQFLFNTGLAMVMARAGSKTPDLAQLLPFITRTWMYASGVMYNMVEALEKTHAPKWVIDVLSANPAAVYIDLMRWSLIDDHSHIHLPPHVWLLAVGWAVVVGAGGFVYFWKAEEQYGRG from the coding sequence GTGAGCGAGACAACGCACGACAGTGCGGTCGCCATGAGTGCCCCGCCATCGCCCGACGACGGACTGTCCGCCGCCGAGCTGGCCAAGAAGTACGGTCTCGCGGTCAGCGGGGCCCGGCCGAGCCTGCCGGAGTACGCCCGGCAGCTGTGGGCGCGGCGGCATTTCATCGTCGCGTTCTCCCGGGCCAAGATGACGGCCCAGTACAGCCAGGCCAAGCTGGGCCAGGTCTGGCAGGTGGCGACGCCGCTGCTGAACGCCGGCGTGTACCTGCTGATCTTCGGTCTGCTGATGCAGCAGTCCAAGGGCATGGGGATCGCCACCTACATCCCCTTCCTGGTGACCGGCGTCTTCGTCTTCACCTTCACCCAGAGCTCGGCGCTGGCCGGCGTGCGGTCCATCTCGGGCAACCTGGGCCTGGTGCGCGCCCTGCACTTCCCGCGGGCGGCCCTGCCGATCTCCTTCGCGATGCAGCAGCTCCAGCAGCTGCTGCTGTCGATGTGCGTGCTGTTCCTCTTCCTCCTCGGCTTCGGGCACATGCCCGATCCGTCCTGGGCGCTGATCGTCCCCGTCCTGGTGCTGCAGTTCCTCTTCAACACCGGCCTGGCGATGGTCATGGCCCGGGCGGGCAGCAAGACGCCCGACCTGGCGCAGCTGCTGCCGTTCATCACGCGGACGTGGATGTACGCGTCCGGCGTGATGTACAACATGGTCGAGGCGCTGGAGAAGACCCACGCGCCGAAGTGGGTCATCGACGTGCTCAGCGCCAACCCGGCCGCCGTCTACATCGACCTGATGCGCTGGTCCCTGATCGACGACCACAGCCACATCCACCTGCCGCCGCACGTGTGGCTGCTGGCGGTCGGCTGGGCGGTCGTGGTCGGCGCCGGCGGCTTCGTGTACTTCTGGAAGGCTGAGGAGCAGTACGGCCGTGGCTGA
- a CDS encoding ABC transporter ATP-binding protein — protein sequence MAEQNPTADPTGKSAETAARVPTVIAEDVHIVYRVYGGNTGRGSATAALNRIVKRKPGAGVREVHAVKGVSFTAYRGEAIGLIGSNGSGKSTLLKAIAGLLPTERGKVYTDGQPSLLGVNAAMMNDLTGEKNVMLGGLAMGMSREQIHERYQGIVDFSGINEKGDFITLPMRTYSSGMAARLRFSIAAAKDHDVLMIDEALATGDRSFQKRSEARIRELRKQAGTVFLVSHNNRSIRDTCDRVLWLEHGQLLMDGPTEEVVRAYEKETAR from the coding sequence GTGGCTGAACAGAACCCCACCGCGGACCCCACCGGGAAGTCCGCAGAGACCGCCGCCCGGGTGCCCACCGTGATCGCGGAGGACGTGCACATCGTCTACCGCGTCTACGGCGGCAACACCGGCCGGGGCAGTGCGACCGCCGCCCTGAACCGCATCGTCAAGCGCAAGCCGGGGGCCGGTGTGCGCGAGGTGCACGCCGTCAAGGGAGTGAGCTTCACCGCCTACCGCGGCGAGGCGATCGGCCTGATCGGCTCCAACGGCTCCGGCAAGTCCACCCTCCTCAAGGCCATCGCCGGGCTGCTGCCCACCGAGCGCGGCAAGGTCTACACCGACGGCCAGCCCTCGCTGCTGGGCGTGAACGCGGCCATGATGAACGACCTCACGGGCGAGAAGAACGTGATGCTCGGCGGTCTGGCCATGGGGATGTCGCGCGAGCAGATCCACGAGCGCTACCAGGGCATCGTCGACTTCTCCGGGATCAACGAGAAGGGCGACTTCATCACGCTGCCCATGCGGACCTACTCGTCCGGCATGGCGGCCCGGCTGCGGTTCTCCATCGCCGCGGCCAAGGACCACGACGTGCTGATGATCGACGAGGCGCTGGCCACCGGTGACCGCTCGTTCCAGAAGCGCTCCGAGGCCCGCATCCGCGAGCTGCGCAAGCAGGCGGGCACGGTCTTCCTCGTCAGTCACAACAACAGGTCGATCCGGGACACCTGCGACCGTGTGCTGTGGCTCGAGCACGGACAGCTGCTCATGGACGGCCCGACCGAGGAAGTGGTCCGGGCCTACGAGAAGGAGACGGCCCGCTAG